The Phoenix dactylifera cultivar Barhee BC4 chromosome 17, palm_55x_up_171113_PBpolish2nd_filt_p, whole genome shotgun sequence genome contains a region encoding:
- the LOC103705545 gene encoding 5-amino-6-(5-phospho-D-ribitylamino)uracil phosphatase, chloroplastic codes for MVDSIGASTSVIGHRLPYQRRICFRDAASHKSPRFVRCQLFCKQFMGQRLVRSSTTPGAVTMQKLDGFMVSTIKSLAMELTKEAPSPKDRKMPHDFDYATDVGLNSGRLWPPSNKADNPKLHNPLLRQERMGCGWLGAIFEWEGVIVEDDPNLEKQAWLVLAQEEGKSPPPAFVLKRIEGMKNEQVISEVLCWSRDPSELRRLATRKEEIYRALQGGGFYQIRSGAQEFMSTLVNHKIPIAVASTRPRKGIEEAIEAVGMQSFLNAIVAAEDVYRGKPDPEMFVYAAQLLNFIPERCIVFGNSNSAVEAAHDACMKCVAVASKHPVYELGAADLVVRRLDELSVVDLKNLADIDSPEFDSGEPEVELEEEEDPSRSSSVAVDDFFW; via the coding sequence ATGGTCGATTCGATCGGCGCGAGCACGTCTGTTATCGGGCATCGCCTGCCCTATCAAAGGAGGATTTGCTTCAGAGATGCCGCCTCCCACAAGTCGCCTCGTTTTGTGCGGTGCCAGCTCTTCTGCAAACAATTCATGGGTCAGCGTTTGGTCCGCTCTTCAACCACTCCTGGTGCGGTAACCATGCAGAAACTTGATGGATTCATGGTTTCAACCATCAAGTCATTGGCGATGGAGTTGACGAAGGAAGCGCCTTCTCCAAAAGATCGGAAGATGCCTCATGATTTCGATTATGCCACAGATGTGGGGTTGAATTCTGGTAGATTGTGGCCGCCATCAAACAAGGCTGACAATCCAAAGCTTCACAATCCGTTGCTTCGGCAAGAAAGAATGGGCTGTGGGTGGTTGGGTGCGATCTTCGAGTGGGAAGGGGTGATTGTTGAAGATGATCCCAATTTGGAAAAGCAGGCATGGTTGGTACTGGCCCAAGAAGAAGGGAAATCACCTCCCCCGGcctttgtcttgaagagaatAGAGGGTATGAAGAATGAGCAAGTGATCTCAGAAGTTCTCTGCTGGTCGCGTGACCCCTCAGAGCTCCGCAGATTAGCCACTCGGAAGGAGGAGATATACCGAGCTCTCCAAGGTGGTGGATTCTATCAGATAAGGTCTGGGGCACAGGAGTTCATGAGCACTCTTGTAAACCACAAGATTCCAATTGCGGTGGCGTCCACTCGCCCGAGAAAGGGCATCGAAGAAGCAATTGAGGCTGTTGGCATGCAGAGCTTCTTGAATGCGATTGTGGCAGCAGAGGATGTGTATAGGGGGAAGCCCGACCCGGAGATGTTCGTGTATGCAGCGCAGCTCCTTAATTTTATACCGGAGCGGTGCATTGTATTTGGGAATTCCAATTCAGCAGTGGAGGCGGCACATGATGCCTGTATGAAGTGTGTGGCTGTTGCAAGCAAGCACCCGGTTTATGAGCTTGGCGCGGCGGACCTTGTTGTGAGGCGTCTCGACGAGCTCTCCGTTGTCGACTTAAAGAACCTTGCTGATATTGACTCTCCAGAGTTTGATTCGGGAGAGCCGGAGGTCGaattggaggaggaagaagacccaTCTCGATCTTCATCGGTGGCTGTGGATGATTTCTTCTGGTAA